The Tamandua tetradactyla isolate mTamTet1 chromosome 6, mTamTet1.pri, whole genome shotgun sequence genome contains the following window.
cttctagcttccaaagttcaggagcagctagaaggaaaaatctgagatggtggaatagtagcccatgacaaaccctgggatctgttctgtaactacatgttgaagtgtgctttgaaaattactgcttttttctctcttcgctttgtatatatgttctatttttcaataaaaatgtttaaaaaaaaaagcaaattggcATAAATGTTGGGGctgatttctgaactttcaatttgattccattggtctatatgtctgtctttgtgccagtaccatgctgttttaattactgtggttttgtaataactTTTGAGATtggggaagtgtgagtcctccgacttcattcttctttttcaagatggctttggctattcagggtccctcACCCTTCCATATACATTGGATGACTGCCTTTTCCATTTGTTCAAAGAAGgcatttggaattttgattgggattttaCTGAATCTGTAATTACTTAGGgtatatttgatatattaatatttagtcttccaatccatgtacacAATGTTTTCctacttatttaggtcttctttgacttcttttagcaatagtttatagttttctgtgtacagtcctttacatccttggtcatatttattcctagatatttaattattttagttgctattgtaaatggatctttttcccttgatttctctttcagcttgttcattgctagtgtaactgaacactactgattttggggtgttgacaTTGTATCCTGCCATGttgcttaattcatttattagctttagtatttttgttgtgggttttcaccattttctgtatatagggtcatgtaatctgcaaatagcGAAGGTTTTGCTtcgctatttctttctcttgcctaatgacttatttctttctcttgcctaaatgctctggctagaactcccaatacaatgttgaataacagtggtaatagtAGCCATCCTTGCCTTGTTGCTGACCTTAGGAGGAAAttcaccattgagaatgatgcttGCTGTGGGTTCAGCCACACTGGATTTGCTCTTTATCCAACTCACCAGATTTCCTCCTGCCTCAAGGACTTCGAGCTGCTCCTTTTCAGCTGTTTTTCTGCTATGCTTTCTGCCTAGAATACACTTTCCTTCTACTTTGTGCATGGTTAGCTCCTAGTCATTCAGATTTAAGCTGAGCATGCTGTTTAAACGGCTACACCCTCCAACGTTCCGTGTTCTTGTTCCACCGCCTCCACGTTCTTTTTCTTCAACACACCACACCTTGCaattatatttatgtgtgtgtgtgtttagttaTTTCAGTTCTGTTTCTATTAGTAAGTGGGAAACCCCATAAGGGATAGGACAGTGTGTCTTGTCCATGGCTGAATTTCCTTGCAATGTACGTCTGATACATTATACTTAATGAGCACTGACTACACTTCCCCCCAAACGTCTTCTAGTTCTCTATATGCTGTGGGCACGAATCCAGTCTGTCTTTCcactctttccctcctttcttgcCTGACACAGGAACTTAGCCCACACTCCAGCCCCAAATCCTGCTTTCCCAACCTGTCTCTTTGTTCACTGTGCTTCATCCACAGAACAGAACTCCTATAGGGATCATCTGTACTACTATGAAGCACTTTCTGACCCCCAATATAGGATATTCTGTCTTGCCTTGAAGCCGAAAGTATTTTGTAACCAACAGCACTCCTTCTGTCATGCCTTGCCTTAATAGGCCTTGTATCCTTCCTGCTCCCATCTCCCTACCTTCTCTCTTACTTTTAGAACCAAAGGTATGTGAAGGTAGATACTTTGACCAccacatatttgttgaatttgacTGAAAAaccaaatatctattttttcctctataattttttcctttgtctcttctATTTCTGCCATTATCACCTATTCGTCTTGcaacaatggacttttttttagggaattaaaaaaatagcatttagTCTAATTATGGTATCACAAAGCacgtattttaaaaatgaaataggcTTTACTGTAAGACATCAGTGCCCTTCGCCACTCTCCCCACTTGTTTTCACTTTGTTCCCTTAGCCATTTCATCTGCTATCACATACATTATTAGTGCATAGTATTTCCTAATTAATGACTTTTAGACTTTTCCTGCTTCCTATTATGTCAAACAAGGATTTAGAAAATACACCCCTCATGCAGTTTCTCTCTGCACTGTTTTCCAACATATCAGTTTTTGGTGAAATCCTTATTCAGTGTTTACATTACGGTGATGCAGATACTGTTCACTGTTGAGCCAAGAAATGTACTGTGAttacatttcctttcttgtacAGCTTACCATTTTCCCTGGAGTTTATAACTACCtcgttttttttgtttggttttttcatttattttgtttgctatGTACCTAGCACTTATTCTTCCCTAACTATTCAGTTGACTGAAGTCATCTTTAATTCCTCCATCATCAAACATCAAGCCTTGCTCTCGACCTGGTAGAATGTCTCCTGCAGCACTACTCTTCCATTTCCCTGtggcctctcttctcctttttaacCTGGTCTAATCCTATGAGTACCGAGATAAAGAACGCACAAAGGAGCCTTGTCTTCAACTTTAGCCAGTTTCCCCGCCTTCAGTctcactcttaactaaatcaacCTATAGAGACAGAGAAAGGTGGAGAATCTTTCCAAGACATGTCAAACGCTGGCCCCACTTCAAAGACTTTCTAAGATTCCTCATCATCTACAACAGAGGTTTTTATTCctggctgcatattagaatcaccaGGGCAGCTTTCTAAACTAAAAGATTCTTGGGGTGTAGCCCAGGAAAAGTAGAATCTCcagaagagggaaatgaaaatccctatttttaaaaaagctagtAGCTTTGGCATCTAGCACAACTGTAATTTTACATTTGAGCTATTTGATGAATGTCATCAGACCATCAGGTCCAGGACAGCCAGGAATAGTTCCATATTGGCATAGCGCTTGGCATGGAGTAAGTGGGTACTCAAAACATTTGTGGAATGACAGAGCTGAAAACCACTACCCTACAGTAATCTTCAAATTCCTGGGCATCAGAACCACAAGGTGATCTATTAAgatgcagattcccaggccccaAAGACAGTTTCAGGGAGTTTCTGCATTCCTTATGATGCTCATGCCCACCAGTTTACGAACCTCACAAGTAACTTGAAATGAACAGAATCTCCAGACTCAAGGCTCGCTGATTGTTTTGGGAAAGGCGAGAGTTTATAGGTTGACAATCCCTAGCCTTCCTCCTCCACACTGTTAGATGAACAAAGACTGCAAAGGTCTTTATTTGCCCTTCTCTTTTAATCCCCtccttgctttctttaaaaaaattacccaGAAATTCAATATACATGGGAGCTCAAAGAGCCAAAGCAAGCCAGCCCAAGAGCAGTAGGCTCCCTCCCACAGGGGCCAAAGGCTGGATACTGGGATCTCCACTCAGGGCCTGGTAGTAAAAGCTGGTGCAGAATAGGGTGGTTCCAGAGGCGAGCAACAATCCGGCCTGAAGGAGACACAGGGCAGAACACGGGTTTGTAAGAACAGGGCAGGCtgggagggagagggtggggctTGGGGTTGGTTAAGGTTGCCCGGCAGGAGGTTACCCAGAGGGGCTTTCTGCAGTGGGGCACCCCTAGTAGGGCCAGGCTGTGGAAGAAGTGGTGTTTGTTGGCCTTGTCAAAGAGCTGTAAGAAAAGGAGAGATGGGGTGATGTTCTAAGAAGCGCAAGAGCTTGAGATCCAGTCTGGACAAATGGGATAAAAGTTTGTGTCCATCAAGTCCCACCCTTGCTTTCCCAGCTTGCCCCTCCCTCAGGCTCCCACGCCTCACGCCTGCAGTCCTTGCTGCTCCAGGGACCCAGACTCcgcccctcaccccccccccccccattatcaGGGACCCCAAACTTTATGCCCTTGTAGACCCGGGAGTCGGGGGTTAGGGAAGACGGTTGTGCAGCGCAATCACTTCACCTCTTTTCCGTAGGTATCCGGGAACTGGGCGCCTGTGGAAAGCAGAAGCAGAGGTTAGCTGGCACACCCAGTCCTAGCGCCAGCCCCGACTGCCTCTTCTCCCGGGGGACCCCGGTGGCATTGGCGAGAAGGGGCGCCCCCAGAAGGCTTCTGATTGGCAGAAACAAAGCACCGGGCAGTTCTGGGAACCAACTGGACCAGGCTGTACGACTTCAGAAGGTTTAAGGCTCCGCGGGCTGTCTGACCCATGGGAGACCTGGCACTTCCGGTAGGCTCCGTCCCACCACCTGACCCCAGAGATAGCCCCAGGCACACTCCCAGCTTCGGCCCCAGCCCCCTGACCGTGAGCCCCGTAGGAAGCCAAGCCCAAGGCCCCGGCTCCCGACAAGGCGCCCAGACGCCGGAAAGCAGCCCCCAACCCGGCCATGGCTCTCGATTGTCACGCGCGAGGCGAACACCACCCAGGCCACCCAAGAAACCAGCCAATCCAGATCGCCCATGCAAATAGGTACCCAGATGCCCAATCCCGGCCGTGTTTATTTCAACGTCCAGGTTCTCACTTGGGTACTTACGCCTTTGTAAACCTGCTGCTGAATGGCGAAGATGTCTGGCGGGCGGAGAAACCAGAACCAATTAGGAGCGGAGTAGCGGGGCAGTGGGAGAACAGGTTGAGGGCGGGGCTAAAGGATTTACGTCACGGATTGGCCCACTTTCCAAGTTGATCTCTTCTACCTCCTctacccccacctccagccaATTTCCAAAGATCCCGGTCCTCACGCAAAGATCCGCCCCTTTCTCCACAGGCTCCTCCTGTTCGGTCTCAAACTAGGCCCTCTCCCCAAGAAAGGCGGCCCCACGGAAACCCAAGTCACACCCATCGCCACGAAACCCCGCCCAGTGTCCAGATAACTCCTCCTCCGAGCCCGAAGGCTCCGCCTGCTGCACATGATGCCCCGCCCAGTAGATTTCATCCCCCACTCCTCCCCGCCCCTCTCCGCCCCCGGAGGTGAGAGCCCAGAGGGTGGGAGATCTGGGAGGGGAGGGATGTCTACACCTCGCCCCGGTCCGCctcgtccgtccgtccgtccgtccacCCCCGCCCTCTTCCCCCGTTTTCAACCCCCCCATGCTCCGGAGGGCTGGCAGGCGGTGCGAGCGAGGGGTGTGCGCCGTTCTCTCggcagggggcgggggaggcGGCCGCGCGGTGACGCGCGGGGCTGCTGCGGCTGCTCAGCCGGCGGATCATCACTCTCGGGCTGGGATGGACGCGGGGCGGGCGGGCCCTGGCGCGCGGAGCCAGGAGTCCGGGCCTCCCGGCTGCTGAGCGTCCTCCGAAGCCTCCCCACACCCCCTCTCTTTCGCTCCTAGAAGCCGCACAGACCCCTACCCCGGGGCTGGGATTCGACTCCCGCCCTCCTCAGACTGCCCGGTCTTCCCCCTCCCGCCCGTCCTCGGGATCGACTGgatccctccccctccccaaggATTCCGGCTGGATCCCTGCCCCTGCACCGCGGATCCTGCGCTCCCGggcccctggcccctggcccctggcccctgggGATTGCCGTGGACTCGTCCCTCACCCGATCCCTTAAGATCTTCTGCCTGGACTGCTTTCTGGTCCCTCGAAGCCGACCCACTGAGCCAGTGGATCTCCGATCTAGTCCTATCCCGTTGGCCCCTCCTTGTTCCGCTGCCCCCACTGCGGGGTTCCCTGTCCCCGGGCTCCCTCTGACCCATCCTCTACCTCTCCTTTCCCCGGGGATCGACTGGATCCCGGCCCCGCCCCCCGGGGCTGGGGCGATCACCCCCACCCCGCCGGGAGAGGCGCTGCGGGCGGGGGTTGGGCCTGCGGGGCCGCGGGGGCTCAGAGGCCGCCGCCCCCCTCCCGAAGCCCGTTCGCCCCCTGCTCGGAGCCCTGGATGGAAGCACCACGGCCGCGGGGCTGAGCCAGGTAGGAGCTAAACTGGGCCGGGTGGAGGGGGCTGCGTGGCGGTCTGCTGGGGTCTCCCTCACCCCGTCCCTCTCCCTGCGCCTGGTTTCCCTCAGCCTGCTCTGTCTGCGTGTCTTCGCCTAGGGATGCTCTCGGCGTGTCTCTGCGTCTCGGTCTCTttgtctctgcctctctccagTCCATGAATGATCCTTTGAATGGGCCCACAGACCCCGTGTGTTCccatctcccctccccctccttctccccttgTCGGCCAAACCATTCTCCCCAGTGCAGGAAGGGGGGGGTGGGTTGCGGCCTGAGCCCCCGTCCCTCAACTCTCCCGGGCTGGGGGAGTCAGGCCTGGGCAGGaatggagggagagaggcagagggctggagagaTGGAGAGGGCAGCAAGATGTGGTAACAGAGATGGGGAGAGCAAGGGAGAAAATGGGGGAGGCAGATAGATAAGGAAAGCCAAGCAGAGAAGGGGCATGAGGGAGAATTCGGGGGAGAGGAtttggaggagagagagagagaggtgtagaagagaagaaaaaaaggctgAGGGGCGAGAGACTGAAGGCAAGAGCCAGAGCAAGCTGGAAGAGACAGAGGAAGATGCTCTGAGGGAGCGCTATGAAGAGAagggagatggggggggggggggagtgtgcTCCAGgggggaagaaagaagggagagacgcTGGTAGGGAGGAGGCCAGGGGCCCAGAGTACGTTAAGAGAGGGGGATGACAGAGGCagctggggggggggagggggccgcAAGGCCGTAGAAGCCTAGCCCAGCCTGGCAAGGGGGAGCCAGCTCCAAGCCCCTCCAGGTGATGGAGAAGCAAGAGCTTAAGAGAACCTGAAGAGGGGGAGGACATGGCTGGGCGTGTGTGGTAAGGATTCCTGTGTCCTCATCTCTGGAATAAATTGACACCTGCAGAGAGCCACCCGCGGGCTGGCGCCTGGCTCCGAAAACCCAGCGTCAGCAAACAGCTCTGGCAgatggggggggcagggggggctTGCTAAAATGACCTGGGTTTCTGCCCCTTTAGCCCGATCTCTTCCGTTCTCCTGTCTCTGCTGCTCTAAGCACCCAGGGACCAGGGCAACAACAGTGGGGGGCTAGCAAGGGGAAGGGGAGGTGAATGGATGGGATAGGATGGGATGAGAAGAAAGCTGAGGTTTACCCCCACGACGTGGGTCAAAATACCTTGCAGGGAAGAGGTGTCTGGGTCCAAGGCTGTGTGGGGGCAATTGGTGGGTTCAGCAGATGGTCCCCCCAAGTTCCCCTCTGAGGCCTGATCACTTGGTCTAGGCTCTGACTGGCCAAAGGGGGATAGGAAGCAGGTCTTTTAGGGTTCTCCATGCCCCCAATCTCCCCCTCCCCTCACATAATACCTCCTCCTCTGTACTAAGATTGGGAGAAACTAGCATGCGGACCCACACCTCTGTCCTGTTCCTTATGCCCTGAAAGGACCCATAGCCAACCCAGCCCCTTCCCCTCGGCCTCCAGACCCCCCCCCAGGGTTAAAGCTGCAGCCCGTTGCCGAGGTAACATTGCGGGGCAGCATCCTGTCGCCCAGCAACCGGCTGCAGGATCACGCATCCGTCCCTGGATTTGCCCCTCCAGCACCCCCCTCCCTACTCTAGCCCCTGCCTCAAGGCACCCCAacttctgagggaaaaaaatggagagagcCTTGGGTCACAGGGTTCTTAGGGACTGGGACGCTGAGGCAGAGAAAGTGCTGG
Protein-coding sequences here:
- the TMEM256 gene encoding transmembrane protein 256 isoform X2, with translation MAGLGAAFRRLGALSGAGALGLASYGAHGAQFPDTYGKELFDKANKHHFFHSLALLGVPHCRKPLWAGLLLASGTTLFCTSFYYQALSGDPSIQPLAPVGGSLLLLGWLALAL